The Vitis vinifera cultivar Pinot Noir 40024 chromosome 16, ASM3070453v1 DNA segment TCCTCGCTTCCAAATCCTTGCTGCTGTTGAGGTAACTGAGGTTGTTTTTGGGTTTGAGGAAGCAGCTGGGGCTGGGGCTGGGGCTGGGGCTGAAGCTGAAGCTGATGTCCAAATGTACCCAAAGCCCGAGATGGTGACATTGCAGCTGTAGTCATCTGGTTGAAACTACTTGCAGCACCAACTATACCATCAGCGTCAAACCCATTGTCGAACCGAAGGAGCTCTTGTTCCTGTTGCTGCCGCTCATGAGTCCTCATTATCTCTTGCCCTCTTGCTGCCATAGCTGCAGCTAATTGCTGAGCCTCAAGAATCTGTTGTAGCTGATGCTGATTCTGCTGGGTCTGCTGCGTCTGTGGCTCACGAATTATCAATTGCCCACCATGTGGAGCACCAGGGGGAAGACCCAAAATTGGCGACATGTTATAAGGAATGACCGACGATGAAGAAGGATCGCTCATGTATTGTTGTGGCATATACCCGACATGTGCCATCGCTGACGGACCAATATATGCAGCTAGTTCCTTTTTGGCAGCCAAAAGGTCATTCTGAAGATGCTTAAGTTGTTGTTGAAGAATTGAAATCATACCAACACAGCCATAGACGGGATCGTGAAGACGAGCCTCCGCTTCATAAGCTAGGGAATTCACGGCATCTTCTCGATTTGCAGCATTTATTTCGTTGAGAAGCTTTGCAACATTGCTTGCACCGAAGACCTTGTGGACGTTAGCGAATTTTTGAGGCTGATCTGGTGGGAAATAGGGTGCGTATATACACTCTTGTGTACATTTCCGCCTTTGAAGCTTGCACGCCGCACATGGAGAATTAGATGATGACATTTCTACTCACAACTGGAAAAATAATATCAAGCAAAAAACATGAATTCGAATTCTTTTGGGTATGAACAACAGATGAGAGAGGATTCTACATAGATAAGGATcttagattttgaaaatcaaatcaaatcggATTCTCTCTCCAGAATGACTCCTCACAATCTCGGAATCCAAACAGCAAAACGTTTTCCCATCCACTGACCGTCTCTCAGATTTCAATGGACAAAACGTGCAACACTGAAAGAAATGATCACAAAGACGGAAATCTCACCTCGGATACTCTTCAATTTCGTTTCAAGTCCTTGTATCACAGTCTACAACTATTCTCTCTCCTCAAAGTATAACGTCGATGTTTTCATGAAGATTCTACTGTTCAAATGCCCGACACTCCAACATTTGCTTCATTCCAGGCTGGTTTGGTTTCCGGTTCGAACACAAGACCGCATGATCCGATCACCGAATTGCAGATCAAAAATGGAAAATCCTATTATTATTTccacaaaattcaaatttcaaaaaaaaaaaaaaaaaaaaaaaaaggggtaaTGGTAACAGACCGGGTCGGAGAAAAGGCCAGCGAATCGCTGTAACGGCGCGACGTCTTTTGATACATCcatgtatgtatatatagaaGAGAAGCCATGATGTGAGTATCATGAGCCGTTGGATAGATTCAAGAATGGCATGTGCCGTTGGATTAACAATGgtaaattttttagtacttCCTAAAAAgctttaaattgattttatccgattattttaatatttgatttgaacttaaagtaacattttttatttttttatttttaaaaataaaaactcatattcaaaattacaaaaagccttgtgttttaaaaaaatcttttcaaaatccATAGAAGGgaaaattttttacttgaaaattgtttttaaggaGATGAGGTATCTACTTAccttttatatgaaaatttctatattttaaataagggtttttatttttgaaaataaaaataaaatatatccaaacgtgcaataaataatttttttaattaaacaaattaattttattttatttaatactttttataagGTCAAACATCATcttaattaactaattttatatttacGATGGTGGGTGTGacagaaaatatttttagtaaaaatgttttttcttaaaatgtttttagaaaaatcaccTATTAAACATCAtcataattaagtattaaagtttaTTAATACTTTTTATAAGATCAAAcatcatattaattaattaattttataatgtttctattccaaatatttttagtaaaaatattttctattaaagtttaagtgatttttcaaaattttaaaaatgtttcttaaattttgttaaacacttcatttaaatatatattattaaaaacactttttagaattactatcaaatgaaCTTTTAAAGTGTATTTATAGTGAttctaagaagtgtttttaatattttcaacaaaagataaaaaatttcaaatattaaaaagattaaaagtgtgtttgatagtgattttaggaagtgtttctaatatttatacttgaaaatttttattcatcacgtattaaaaatattaaattcactCACTTTAATCATTGTCAAATGCATTCTAAGAgttcatttgatagtgattttagaaaacgtttctaatatttttaatatttagaaatttgTATAGTATTACaaagattataaatattttttaaaatcattataaaacacattttaaaaatattttttaaaatcattatcaaatatactttaagacttaaaaggtaaaaattttgtgctaaaaaattaaaaacatttattaaaataaccaTCAAACACATTCTGTATAAGtttaaggtggtgttttttttgttattaagtTGAGTTGAAAATGttgttttattatcatttttttaatatggaaTAATTAATATTTGAGGGATTATGAATTTATATCAACACTTACTGGCAGTGTTAATTTTTACATTGCATGACTATCTTTGATTATTGGAAAGTTTAGGATAATTGAGAAAAATAGAGGggaaaagtgaaaggaaatgaacaataaaagaaaataaaaattagatttaaagtcaataaattatttttatatactttatgaaatttatttaacttatttttctcccttatataaataaatttaagatacataaaattttaattaatgataattatatttgattttctttgttatttttttattgacaccaaacataagaaaatcattcaCAAACTTTTGACTTCATGACTTCTAAAATCATGAGaaaatcttacaaataaatataataatttaatatgaaagttATTAAATAGTTTAAGTTAAGagtaattttaagtattaaatcaaaattatatatctatatatatatagtgagaGCGTCTTTCATATCCATAACTTGGCGTTCACTATTCATTTTGTATGGTGAACATTTTATTTCGGGGAAAGTGGGttttgacttaataacttagttttatcttcatcaatttaaaaatattttaaaatatatgcattttttcaaaaaattaaataattatttcctaaaataaccTATTTATAATACcaattgacaatttttttttatcatcaaaattgatttgagatcaataaaatgagaaattttaaaaatttaaaatacaattaaatctaaaaaaactttaaaataaaaatataaaaataaaatattaactttctaaATCACACTAGTAGAAAATATAGATTTGAGAAAGAGTTGAAAATACAATGAgagtcattattttattttttaaatttttaagttttttggttttatttgattttaattttaaattttttttggttgtctttgtatttaacttttaattctaattatattttaaaatttctgattttattgttgatgtcaactaacaaaattgttattcaattttattaaaaaaatgagaaaatgagtaGATTTATATAATACgggatataaaatcattattaattagagaattaaaaatattttatttatcacttgagGATCTTggagaattttttcaaaatgatttgtatatcatattctataataaaaaaaattataatgcatttatttgtaagatgattttatcaaattaaaataataaattaattttttaataattttatttaatattattaagtaaaatggtatttcaagaaataattatgaaaaatgcatatattttaaatgaacaaagataaaactgatttataaaAGTCGAGATtcctttttgtatatatatatatttcttttaaattagtAAGTGAAAACTTACTTTTCccttttatatttcatatttaacctaaacaattttaagtctctacgaaaattttaaaataaatgtttaaaaaatacatttattatttaaaattaataaatataaatattacttaaaattaatggaAAGAAATATgtgaatttgataattaagggaaaaaaaagtagCTAGCTTTTATCACACGAAATAACCTTGATACccaattaaattaaacaaaaaaaaaaaccttaataatTCAATAATTTGTTACATGAGATTTCAACTTTTTAGATTCAAGGAGATTAATTTGATTGACTACCTATACACCCTCATTTTGGcctaagtctttttttttttttttttagtactttgtTGGCAGTATGTCTTAGAGTGGGGGTCGGTTTCCTTTGGAGCCACATGCCTGGGACGCATGACCAAGCACACCACCACCTTGCCATTGTCGTGGTTGGGGGATAGAGACGTCTCTAAGTAAGCTACAGGGGATGATGGAAGAAATAATGGGTTGGTGGTGATATTTTGGTTGAACCGGGAGCAATAAAGAGGGGAAAACTAGAGAAGGGGGATCGGGGACATTTTGAGAGAGGGAGAAGTGCTTGAATACGTCTAGAGCTTGCTTAAGAGGAGTCTAGTCAGGTATGTTTGTTGTTTCTAATGACTTCTAGGTTGCTCATAGGCTAATCATTactggtttttattttatcgtTTATGCCAGATTCAGATTGAGATTATTGAGGCTATGTTATTGCTTGCTCTGGTTCATATTGTCTACATCTCGCTTTGAACCtgctagtgttttttttttattttaccacCATTTCTTCAACCTTACCCCACTTATTTCATACCCATCACACCTATGTCGTCACACCCACAACGCTATACTCTTCTCTTTCATCACCACCGTCCATCGCCCACCATCATCATCTCTACcgaattattttcattattcatGAGAATACTTTCCATAGCCATGGAAGCCCATGTGGCTGGACCGCACCAGCTTGCCAATGAGGTGTATGGCGAACGAGGGATGAGAGAAAATGGTGGTCGAACAGGTAAGGACGAAGAGAGATGGGGAGTAGAAAGTTGGGTTGGGGAGATTTTTGAGTTAGAGGGAGAAGAAAACCAGAAAAGGGGAGCAAGAATGGAGTGGGTTCCGGGATGCGGGGATGGTGGCGTTAGAGGAGGAGGTGGAGGTCGTGTTCGACAGTGGGTGAAGTATGGCGGCGGAGGATGGGCTGCTTTTGGACTTTGAGCAGTCAGGTGGGAGTTTGGAGAAGGAACCGCCAGTAAAGAAGGTCTCAACGATGGTGGCAACTCCTATGCCGTTTTCTGAGAAGCCTGTTGAAAGGCAATATGATTACTCTTGGAATATGATTTGAACGATTGGTTAGTAATACTTGAGGCAGACATGATTTTCTTGGGCATACCAGCAACGCACTAAAAAATAGAGATGAAGAACTTCAATTAATTAAGCCAAGACTTTCTAACCTGTAGGAATTATGGGAAATTGGGCCATGAAGAAAACAATGGATTTAATAACCTCCACTCATTTCACCACCAAAtcaattctttattattttttttctctctcacacAATTTCCTCCACTTAAACTTCTTCCAACCCACTTTCATGTGCGTGCACCCACATTtccattttaattctttatttttttttgtaccaaagtttaattttccaaaataatttttcatcttcaaaattcgaattttccaaaattccattctcaaaataatttttccaagtttccaattttcgaaatttaattttccgaaattctattctcaattttactttttaaaataatttatcaaaattccaattttccaagatttcattttttttaaaatttaattttccgaaattccattcttgaatatttttccaaaattcaaattcttaaatttaatttttaaaattccatttttcgaataattttccaaaaattccaaattccaaatttaatttttaaaatgtcttcttcaaataaattttccaagattccaattttccaatttaatttttaaaatgtcatcttcaaacaaattcaaatattaaaaagattaaaagagtgtttgatagtgattttaggaagtgtttctaacctttatactagaaattttttattcttcacatattaaaaatattaatcatgcACTCTAAGAgtccgtttgatagtgattttagaaaacatttctaacatttttaatatttagaaatttgtatcattcaagtatttcaaatattttaaacattttttaaaatcattatcaagcacattttaaaaatattttttaaaatcactatcaaacagaCTTTAAgacttgaaagataaaatttttgtgctaaaaaattaaaaacatttattaaaataaccaTCAAACGCATTCTTTATAAGtttaaggtggtgttttttttttgttattaagtTGAGTTGAAAATGttgttttattatcatttttttaatgtggAATAATTAATATTTGAGGGATTATGAATTTATATCAACACCTATTGGCAGTGTTACTTTTTACATTGCATGActatatttgattattggaaAGTTTAGGATAATTGAGAAAAATAGAGGGGAAAAGTGGAAGGAAATgaacaatgaaagaaaataaaaattagatttaaagtcaataaaatatttttatatactttatgaaatttatttaccttatttttctcccttatataaataaatttaagatacataaatttttaactaatgataattatatttgattttctttgttatttttttattgacaccaaacatgagaaaatcattcaCAAACTTTTGACTTCATGACTTCTAAAATCATGAGaaaatcttacaaataaatataataatttaatatgaaagttATTAAATAGTTTAAGTTAAGagtaattttaagtattaaatcaaaattatatatatatatatatatatatatatatatatatatatatatatatatatcttagaTATATTTTACTCTATATGCCCACATATGGTGAGAGCTTCTTTCATATCCACAACTTGGCGTTCACTATTCATTTTGTATGGTGAACCTTTTATTTCGGGGAAAGTGGGTTTTGACTTAACAACTTAGTTTTatctttatcaatttaaaaatattttaaaatacatgcattttttcaaaaaattaaataattatttcctaaaataaccTGTTTGTAATACcaattgacaatttttttttatcatcaaaattgatttgagatcaataaaatgagaaattataaaattataaaatacaattaaatctaaaaaaactttaaaataaaaaatataaaaataaaatattaactttctaaATCACACTAGTAGAAAATATAGATTTGAGAAAGAGTTGGAAATACAATGAgagtcattattttatttt contains these protein-coding regions:
- the LOC100242948 gene encoding protein LATERAL ORGAN BOUNDARIES; its protein translation is MSSSNSPCAACKLQRRKCTQECIYAPYFPPDQPQKFANVHKVFGASNVAKLLNEINAANREDAVNSLAYEAEARLHDPVYGCVGMISILQQQLKHLQNDLLAAKKELAAYIGPSAMAHVGYMPQQYMSDPSSSSVIPYNMSPILGLPPGAPHGGQLIIREPQTQQTQQNQHQLQQILEAQQLAAAMAARGQEIMRTHERQQQEQELLRFDNGFDADGIVGAASSFNQMTTAAMSPSRALGTFGHQLQLQPQPQPQPQLLPQTQKQPQLPQQQQGFGSEDARNVGPSC